The Triticum urartu cultivar G1812 unplaced genomic scaffold, Tu2.1 TuUngrouped_contig_6061, whole genome shotgun sequence DNA segment GACCTGACGAATTAAAACACGTGCCCATGAATATTACTCCGTACCAATAGAGCTCTGAAGCTGCAACATGGAGCTGTAACTACTATTGCAGCAATTCTTTTACTGCCAATCTTTCTTTGAGGTTGCAGACGGGGGGTCCTAACTAAGAGCCCGTTCGGTTCCTCTCGCTCCCTCGATTGCGCTCCCGGAGCGGATCACGCTGCTGCAGCCAATTTTCACGGAGCGACTAAAACTGAGCTCCACAACTCCGCGGAGTCTTATATTGGAGTGAAGTGGAGAGATTCCGAACAGGGTCTAAGCCTTTGGGGGTGGGCTCTGAAGATACACATGGGACGGACGGACACATGCGTCCACTTCAGTTCCTGCCGGCAGACCGCGACGGAGCACCTCAGTCACTCACACTCACACGACATCACAGTCACAGCGTTAATAATAACTTGCACCGGCAGCCCAGCGTACCCCACACCCTTCTCCAGTTATAAAAACCAACACCCCTGGCCGCTCCCTTCCCAACTGACACAGAGCAGATCGAGCGCCACCGTTGCAGCACAGTTGGTACCAGTGAAACATAGACGTGTTTTCCAGAACTTATTATCCCTTTCTTGTAGTGAAATGATGTGCAGATATTTTGTTTGTTTTGGCAAATTTTGATATTATTAGTTAATGAGAATCAATTTGTACCGGTTCATAAATATATCCAGCAGTTTGTGGTAAAGGCGAGAAATGAAGGTGGTCAATTTGTCTCACTCTCTCTTATGGCACACAATTGGTGCCATCTGTTGTGTCCAGAATCATACATTTCCTTTCCTGACTGGTGACTAGTGAAGGGGACACAATGTTGTAGCGAAGTCTCACTCTCTACTAAGACAAATAATGTACAAATAAATCTCTACAGCGATCTGTCTTATTTGCTCCAGTGATACTGCCCACCCATTAAATGTCAGTTTGGTGCCGACCCGTAAAGAGTAGACAACCACTAAAATCGTACCGCATTCATCCGAACTGGTGCTGCCAATATGCAGCATGTGTCCCCTATCATAGTTTCAGCGTTGGGATAGAGGATTGTAGGTGTGAGAGTGCGACAGCCTCTATTTAGCACACCCATCTGCCATAACTTTAGCCTCCAGTCCTGAATCTGCAGCTACAAGCTTATTAGTAGCAACAGGCAAAGCCAAATGTCTGCTGGAAGATGTTGGAGTTGAAGCCAAACATGCCTGCTAAAAATAGCTCCCACTAATATAGGTGCCGGGCTGGATGAGTGGGTGTTAGTTTCCAGTTCCCTTGAACTAGAAAATGTGTGTCTATCTAGAAAGAGAAATGCCTGAACTGTGATGTCTAGTAGAAAATGCCTGAAATGTCTACTAGAAAATGTGTGTCTATCAGCGGGTGCACTGAACTGTGATGACCAAAGTAATAGTAATAGTTTCCGAGATTGTTGTTTGTTTGGTGCTCACAGGTAAGGTAAGCAACCAGATACTGACTGTTGCATGTCAAATCAGCAACGGACTTTCCTCGTTGTTCAGCCATACCACATTACCACTGATACTACATGATAAGTAGGAGCTGCAGCCTCAAGTTTGAGTATGCTGACGTCTTCTGATGCTCATGCATGCAGGGCGGACGGCGCACGTGATGAGCTTTGAGCCAGGGGCGGTGCTGGAGGACGCCACGGAATGGCAGGCGCCCGACTACTGCTTCGCCGCCGGGAACGACCTCGCCTCCGAACTTGATGATGGGCGCGACGATGCGGGCTTCGTCGCCAGGATCAGAATGCCGTTCGAAGTCTAGTCTATCTCATCGTGGAACCGTGCGAGCGTCGCTGGTGCGCGCCTGAGCGCTCTCCATGGTTTAGTTTGTAACATGGCCGTGCTCTGCTGATCAAGTGCTTGTGTGCAACATTGGTTTGCTTAATCACATTTTCTGGCAAACTGAAACTGGCAATACTTGTgcaaagagagagggagagagatacAGTAGTCGTCGGTGCTGAAAGGGAATCTGTCTGTATGTTTGTCTGCACAACCGATTGATGGAGCTGCACGAGGGAAACGGGGAGCGATCCGTCGCCATCTCGCGGCTGTTGGCTCATAACTCTGCTCGTCAGACACCAAGCAGCAGTTTATTCGACACTCATGTCGACTCGTGTCGAACGCGAGGACCAACAACGGAGAACGGATGCCAAGTTTCTTCATCCCGAGCGCGATGAGGCCCAACGACATGTGCTCGCGTATggtctctctcactctctcttgTTCTCTGCGTAAGTTCCTAACTAGTAGGATGGCAGGCACGTACTGTTTTGGGTGTGTGCCTCAAGTCTGCCATTACCGTTGGTTCACTGTCAACTTCGCAAGTTGCTGGGCAGTCTTGATCAAAGGCACGTAGTACGTAGTAAGCTGAAAGTGTCACTGCTCCAAGTAATAAGATTAAGAAAAGGAAGCGACTTTTCCAGCTACAAGTGTCAATGCTAGCAACTAGCTGCTTGACCTCACCAAGGAGTAGTTACTAACGCAGCTGGCGAGAGATCGATGTTGCGTACGTAAGAATTTAGCTTTGAGACTGCAACATGAAGCCGTAACTACTACTGCAACAACAATCCTTTTACTGCCAATATAGTACTATCTTTTACTAGTAGCTTTCAGACATGGGACGGACTCTGCCGAAGAAGATACACATGGGACGGACGGACACATGTGTCCACTTCAGTTCCTGCCGGCAGACGGCGACGGAGCACCTCACTCGCTCACACTCACATGTCATCACAGTGATAGCCTTCATACTAACATGCACCGGCAGCCCAGCTCACCCCCCCACACTTCTCCAGCTATAAGAACCAACACCCCCGGCCTCTCCCTTCCCAACTGACACAGAGCAGATCGAGCGCCACCGTTGCAACAGGAATGGATCATTTCGTTACCGACGATGAGCACCAACGCGGCCATGGCGACAGTGACGGCGACGCGGCGGAGTGGAAGAAGGTGGCGGAGCTGAGGGCCGTGGTCGAGGCCCAGGACCCCGCAGCCAAGGTACCCTCCCTACCGCATCCATCGTCTCCTTGATTCCTCGTCAACTCGTCGCGTGAGTGACTAGATACTAGATCACTCCACTCCCTAGCCCTCGAAATACATACGCCCATGAATGACCACTTCAATCGCACAACCTTGGATGCATGGTTAGTTAATTTCCTTCGGCTAGGTGAACCAGATCCATCGAATTCATTAATTAATCTGGACGGGTCAATTAGGTTGGTGTGCTTAATTAGCAGAGAGTGGTTGGTTAATTTCCTTGTCGGACACGTACTATCTTCTCATCTGCGAGGAGACAACGTACGGGTGGTTCATCAGTCCTTTGTGTCAGTCCCCGTGACAAAGAGCAATCATCCTTATAGAATCTGCCGTCCAATCATGTGCATACACGTGGATGATGATCCAGTTGTTGATCTACTGCCATCCTACACTTGCTTGCTTGCAGGAGGAGGACGACTTTGCACTGCGGCGGTTCCTGCGTGCCCGGGACCACAACATCGGCAAGGCGTCGACGATGCTCCTCCAGTACCTCGCCTGGAAGCGTGTTGCCAAGCCTCGCGGCTCCATCTCGGACGACGAGGTGCGTGGCGAGATCGCAAAGGACAGGGTCCGCATGCAGGGCTTCGACCGCCTCAACCGCCCCATGGCATATCTCTATGGCGCGCGCCATTTCCCTGCCCATCGTGACCTTGGCGAGTTCAAGCGCTACGTCGCCTATGTCCTCGACAAAATCTGCACTAGGTATATATCCACATGGACCCATCAAGTTAATGCACAACATTCTGCTAACTAGCTAGTCACGGTTGATCGATCGAGTAACTAATTGTTGGGGTCTGTCCTGATCTTTTATAGGTTGCCAGTGAGGCAGGAGAAGTTTGCGGTTTTGATAGACATGAAGGGGTGGGGGTATGCGAATTGTGACATCCGGGGTTACGTGGCGGCATTGGAAATCATGCAGGGCTATTACCCGGAGCGCCTTGGCCGGGTGTTCCTGATCCACGTGCCCTACATGTTCATGACGGCATGGAAGATGGTGTATCCATTCATTGACGACCGGACCCGGAAGAAGTTTGTGTTTGTCGCCGATAAGGACCTCAAATCCACGCTCCAGGGCGCCATTGATGAGTCCCAGCTCCCCGAGGAGTACGGTGGCAAGTTGAAGCTTTAGGGCTACAACAATTCACTGTAGTCCAAATCCATCCGATGATTGGACAATGGTGATCACTACCTGACATACTCAATTAAGGGTGCATCAAAACTTCCACCACAGTCAACCTAATAGAAGTGACAATCCTTTTAAAGCGGGGGATCGACTCCCCACGCTTACTAGACATAAGGGACATGTAGAGCTATGCCAAAAAGGCTCACTGGTTTAAAGATAAAGCAACGACCATGATACAAACGAAATCGAACAACGCACTAAcataacacacacacacacacacacacacagtgATAGATACATAGGTATTGAAGATCAGCAACACCATCCCATACAACTTCAAGCAAGCAATAGATGTACAATACGCATCACATGAAGTTGACGAAACTCCCAACCGTGAGCGAGCCACGATGGAGGGACGAAGCTGAACGCCGATGAACCATGAGATCCAAGGCTGCGTCCTCAGGATGGGTAGGACACCGGACTACCGGAGCGCATCCACCGCCCGATCCTAAAGATAATGATTTTCATCCAGAGAGCAACTGCAAGGAAGCCTTTAAGGAACTGATGACGCCCACGGACACCGCCACTGTCGGCCTAGCGGAAGCCAAACAAGAACTTTACCTCGGCAATCAGCTTTGCCTCCGAGTAGGGTGTAGTCAGTCGCGAGATACCTACCGCACCATCTCCACGGAACATTGAATTCTAGCCACCAGGCCGCCCACGCGGCCATGGTGGTCATGAACACCCCAGCTACGAGCTCCGCGCACGAACACCACAACTTTCACCACTCAGGCCGCCGCCCCAGCAACCATGGCCCCGACTCCAAACCCCCTCCCTACTAGCTTGTTTTTTTGCGaaaaaactttcaatctattcatcttcaatcatggtaGAACAGGAAacactagaaataataaaaattacatgcagatccatagaccacctagcgacgactacaagcactgaagcgagccgaaggcgtgCCGCTGTCATCGCTCATCCCTCGCCGGAGCAGGGCAAACGTTGTTGTAGTAcacagtcgggaagtcgtcgtgctaaggcctcATGGAACCAATGCACCAGAACAGCAACCACCGCAGATGAAGAGTGTAGATCAAAATAATCCAACCTAAAGTTACACGAACGAAGACGAACGACGaacagatccgagcaaatccaccaaagacAGATCCGCCAGAGACACACCCGCACACGCCCACCGATGATGCTAGATGCATCACCAGAATGGGGGCTAGGCGGGGAGACCTTTATTTCATCTTCAGGGAGCCGGCGCCGTCTCGCCTTcctgagcaggacacaaaccATAACAAAGCTCAAAAACAGATCTAAAAATGAACCCTCCCACCGGCAAGGGCCGA contains these protein-coding regions:
- the LOC125530090 gene encoding phosphatidylinositol transfer protein 3-like, coding for MDHFVTDDEHQRGHGDSDGDAAEWKKVAELRAVVEAQDPAAKEEDDFALRRFLRARDHNIGKASTMLLQYLAWKRVAKPRGSISDDEVRGEIAKDRVRMQGFDRLNRPMAYLYGARHFPAHRDLGEFKRYVAYVLDKICTRLPVRQEKFAVLIDMKGWGYANCDIRGYVAALEIMQGYYPERLGRVFLIHVPYMFMTAWKMVYPFIDDRTRKKFVFVADKDLKSTLQGAIDESQLPEEYGGKLKL